The Malus domestica chromosome 10, GDT2T_hap1 genome contains a region encoding:
- the LOC103446810 gene encoding protein PYRICULARIA ORYZAE RESISTANCE 21-like isoform X4, which produces MGEKEKVTIMVLKVDLQCHKCYKKVKKVLCKFPQIRDQIYDEKQNQVVIKVVCCSPEKIRDKICCKGGGAIKSIEIKEPEKPKPPPVEKPPPEKPKPAPPPPEKPKPAPPPPEKPKPPPEKPKPPVEPVKPCPPPMQPVPCVPGYPPPVRTCCTDCYHGHAGGPCYSGYGGGPPPYIQYDGYYGRPVYDSYGGGSRGYCEENPSTCTVM; this is translated from the exons GTTACGATTATGGTGCTGAAGGTGGATCTTCAGTGTCACAAATGCTACAAGAAGGTCAAAAAAGTTCTTTGTAAATTCCCTC AAATACGAGACCAGATATACGACGAGAAGCAAAACCAAGTGGTGATCAAAGTGGTATGCTGTAGTCCAGAAAAGATAAGGGACAAGATTTGCTGCAAAGGTGGAGGTGCCATAAAAAGCATCGAGATCAAAGAGCCAGAGAAGCCCAAGCCACCGCCGGTTGAGAAACCACCTCCCGAAAAACCTAAACCGGCTCCACCGCCTCCCGAAAAACCTAAACCGGCTCCACCGCCTCCCGAAAAGCCTAAACCACCTCCTGAAAAACCTAAACCACCGGTGGAGCCAGTGAAGCCTTGTCCTCCTCCTATGCAGCCGGTTCCTTGTGTGCCAGGGTACCCACCGCCTGTCCGAACATGTTGTACGGATTGTTACCATGGGCATGCAGGTGGACCATGCTACAGTGGTTATGGTGGGGGACCACCCCCGTACATCCAGTATGATGGTTACTATGGGAGGCCAGTGTATGACAGTTACGGCGGTGGCAGCAGGGGGTATTGTGAAGAAAATCCCTCAACTTGCACAGTCATGTAA
- the LOC103446810 gene encoding protein PYRICULARIA ORYZAE RESISTANCE 21-like isoform X7, whose translation MVLKVDLQCHKCYKKVKKVLCKFPQIRDQIYDEKQNQVVIKVVCCSPEKIRDKICCKGGGAIKSIEIKEPEKPKPPPVEKPPPEKPKPAPPPPEKPKPAPPPPEKPKPPPEKPKPPVEPVKPCPPPMQPVPCVPGYPPPVRTCCTDCYHGHAGGPCYSGYGGGPPPYIQYDGYYGRPVYDSYGGGSRGYCEENPSTCTVM comes from the exons ATGGTGCTGAAGGTGGATCTTCAGTGTCACAAATGCTACAAGAAGGTCAAAAAAGTTCTTTGTAAATTCCCTC AAATACGAGACCAGATATACGACGAGAAGCAAAACCAAGTGGTGATCAAAGTGGTATGCTGTAGTCCAGAAAAGATAAGGGACAAGATTTGCTGCAAAGGTGGAGGTGCCATAAAAAGCATCGAGATCAAAGAGCCAGAGAAGCCCAAGCCACCGCCGGTTGAGAAACCACCTCCCGAAAAACCTAAACCGGCTCCACCGCCTCCCGAAAAACCTAAACCGGCTCCACCGCCTCCCGAAAAGCCTAAACCACCTCCTGAAAAACCTAAACCACCGGTGGAGCCAGTGAAGCCTTGTCCTCCTCCTATGCAGCCGGTTCCTTGTGTGCCAGGGTACCCACCGCCTGTCCGAACATGTTGTACGGATTGTTACCATGGGCATGCAGGTGGACCATGCTACAGTGGTTATGGTGGGGGACCACCCCCGTACATCCAGTATGATGGTTACTATGGGAGGCCAGTGTATGACAGTTACGGCGGTGGCAGCAGGGGGTATTGTGAAGAAAATCCCTCAACTTGCACAGTCATGTAA
- the LOC103446810 gene encoding protein PYRICULARIA ORYZAE RESISTANCE 21-like isoform X3 has protein sequence MGEKEKVTIMVLKVDLQCHKCYKKVKKVLCKFPQIRDQIYDEKQNQVVIKVVCCSPEKIRDKICCKGGGAIKSIEIKEPEKPKPPPVEKPPPEKPKPAPPPPEKPKPAPPPPEKPKPPPEKPKPPVEPVKPCPPPMQPVPCVPGYPPPVRTCCTDCYHGHAGGPCYSGYGGGPPPYIQYDGYYGRPVYDSYGGGSRGYCEENPSTCTVM, from the exons ATGGGGGAAAAGGAAAAG GTTACGATTATGGTGCTGAAGGTGGATCTTCAGTGTCACAAATGCTACAAGAAGGTCAAAAAAGTTCTTTGTAAATTCCCTC AAATACGAGACCAGATATACGACGAGAAGCAAAACCAAGTGGTGATCAAAGTGGTATGCTGTAGTCCAGAAAAGATAAGGGACAAGATTTGCTGCAAAGGTGGAGGTGCCATAAAAAGCATCGAGATCAAAGAGCCAGAGAAGCCCAAGCCACCGCCGGTTGAGAAACCACCTCCCGAAAAACCTAAACCGGCTCCACCGCCTCCCGAAAAACCTAAACCGGCTCCACCGCCTCCCGAAAAGCCTAAACCACCTCCTGAAAAACCTAAACCACCGGTGGAGCCAGTGAAGCCTTGTCCTCCTCCTATGCAGCCGGTTCCTTGTGTGCCAGGGTACCCACCGCCTGTCCGAACATGTTGTACGGATTGTTACCATGGGCATGCAGGTGGACCATGCTACAGTGGTTATGGTGGGGGACCACCCCCGTACATCCAGTATGATGGTTACTATGGGAGGCCAGTGTATGACAGTTACGGCGGTGGCAGCAGGGGGTATTGTGAAGAAAATCCCTCAACTTGCACAGTCATGTAA
- the LOC103446810 gene encoding protein PYRICULARIA ORYZAE RESISTANCE 21-like isoform X2 has product MILPSQSVTIMVLKVDLQCHKCYKKVKKVLCKFPQIRDQIYDEKQNQVVIKVVCCSPEKIRDKICCKGGGAIKSIEIKEPEKPKPPPVEKPPPEKPKPAPPPPEKPKPAPPPPEKPKPPPEKPKPPVEPVKPCPPPMQPVPCVPGYPPPVRTCCTDCYHGHAGGPCYSGYGGGPPPYIQYDGYYGRPVYDSYGGGSRGYCEENPSTCTVM; this is encoded by the exons ATGATTCTTCCCAGTCAGTCA GTTACGATTATGGTGCTGAAGGTGGATCTTCAGTGTCACAAATGCTACAAGAAGGTCAAAAAAGTTCTTTGTAAATTCCCTC AAATACGAGACCAGATATACGACGAGAAGCAAAACCAAGTGGTGATCAAAGTGGTATGCTGTAGTCCAGAAAAGATAAGGGACAAGATTTGCTGCAAAGGTGGAGGTGCCATAAAAAGCATCGAGATCAAAGAGCCAGAGAAGCCCAAGCCACCGCCGGTTGAGAAACCACCTCCCGAAAAACCTAAACCGGCTCCACCGCCTCCCGAAAAACCTAAACCGGCTCCACCGCCTCCCGAAAAGCCTAAACCACCTCCTGAAAAACCTAAACCACCGGTGGAGCCAGTGAAGCCTTGTCCTCCTCCTATGCAGCCGGTTCCTTGTGTGCCAGGGTACCCACCGCCTGTCCGAACATGTTGTACGGATTGTTACCATGGGCATGCAGGTGGACCATGCTACAGTGGTTATGGTGGGGGACCACCCCCGTACATCCAGTATGATGGTTACTATGGGAGGCCAGTGTATGACAGTTACGGCGGTGGCAGCAGGGGGTATTGTGAAGAAAATCCCTCAACTTGCACAGTCATGTAA